From a region of the Thermodesulfovibrio thiophilus DSM 17215 genome:
- a CDS encoding 2,3-bisphosphoglycerate-independent phosphoglycerate mutase, which yields MDISSLIQKNDTKIVFIILDGVGGLPINKKTELEAANKPNIDNLAKVSACGLHIPVAYGITPGSGPGHFGVFGYDPLQYEIGRGVLEALGLGIELERSDVALRCNYATIKDGIIVDRRAGRIPTEKNIELTKKLSEKIKEINGVKIILKSGKEHRFCLVMRFPKTITDKQAMVIDTDPQKEGQPPQEPVPLNEESREVAEIARQFIKMAEELLKNEEKANYILLRGFSVIPHIPSFDKKYGLKACSIAVYPMYRGITRLLGMETLSVEGDIKEEIGLLKKVYQNYDFLFLHIKKVDSFGEDGNFEAKVKKIEEFDGYLPEILSLNPDVLVITGDHSTPSLLKAHSWHPVPVLIKSPYVLGGLVNSFTERECLKGELGIIPAISIMPLVLANSLRLRKFGA from the coding sequence ATGGATATTTCTTCTTTAATTCAAAAAAATGATACTAAAATTGTTTTTATTATTCTTGATGGAGTAGGGGGACTTCCAATAAATAAAAAAACCGAGCTTGAAGCAGCAAATAAACCAAATATTGATAATCTCGCAAAAGTCTCTGCATGTGGACTTCATATTCCTGTAGCTTATGGAATTACTCCTGGAAGTGGACCTGGTCATTTTGGAGTTTTTGGATATGACCCGCTTCAGTATGAGATTGGAAGAGGTGTTCTTGAGGCGCTTGGTCTTGGAATAGAGCTTGAAAGATCAGATGTTGCCCTCAGGTGTAACTATGCAACAATAAAAGATGGAATAATTGTTGACAGAAGAGCAGGACGAATTCCAACAGAGAAAAATATTGAACTTACAAAAAAACTTTCAGAAAAGATAAAGGAGATTAATGGAGTAAAAATTATTCTTAAATCAGGTAAAGAGCATAGATTTTGTCTTGTAATGCGATTTCCAAAAACCATAACAGATAAACAGGCAATGGTTATAGATACAGACCCGCAGAAAGAGGGACAACCACCTCAAGAACCTGTTCCTTTAAACGAAGAATCCAGAGAAGTTGCAGAGATAGCCAGACAGTTTATCAAAATGGCAGAAGAACTCCTGAAAAATGAAGAAAAAGCCAACTATATTTTGTTAAGAGGATTCTCTGTTATTCCGCATATTCCATCATTTGATAAAAAATATGGACTTAAAGCATGTTCAATTGCTGTATATCCAATGTATAGGGGGATTACAAGACTGCTTGGGATGGAGACGCTTAGTGTTGAAGGTGATATAAAAGAGGAGATAGGATTATTGAAAAAAGTTTATCAAAACTATGATTTTTTATTTCTTCATATTAAAAAGGTTGACTCATTTGGCGAAGATGGAAACTTTGAAGCTAAGGTAAAGAAAATAGAAGAGTTTGATGGCTATTTACCTGAAATTTTATCATTGAATCCTGATGTTTTAGTAATTACAGGAGATCACAGCACTCCAAGTTTACTTAAGGCACATAGCTGGCATCCTGTTCCAGTGCTCATAAAATCTCCATATGTTCTTGGTGGTTTAGTTAATTCTTTTACTGAAAGAGAATGTCTTAAAGGAGAACTTGGGATAATTCCAGCTATATCAATTATGCCACTTGTTTTGGCAAATTCATTAAGACTCAGGAAATTTGGAGCATGA
- a CDS encoding methylated-DNA--[protein]-cysteine S-methyltransferase, translating to MYFTCIKTPIGLLKIEFDSFFSVQKIYKVNKYENTSIPDTALKFVEQIDLYFKGKLINFNYPLNIKHLSEFDKKVMELINQIPYGYTTTYKWIAKQLNTSPRAVGQALKRNPLPIIIPCHRVINSDGTSGGYSLGIEEKKWLIKHEQTILYKPLSHKV from the coding sequence ATGTATTTTACCTGTATAAAAACTCCTATCGGTTTATTGAAAATAGAATTTGACTCCTTCTTTTCAGTTCAAAAAATTTATAAAGTTAATAAATATGAAAACACCAGCATTCCTGATACTGCCTTAAAGTTCGTTGAACAGATAGATTTGTATTTCAAAGGTAAATTAATTAATTTTAATTATCCTTTAAATATAAAACATCTTTCAGAGTTTGATAAAAAAGTAATGGAATTAATTAATCAAATTCCTTATGGTTATACTACCACATATAAATGGATTGCAAAACAACTTAACACATCACCAAGAGCTGTTGGACAGGCTTTAAAAAGAAATCCTTTGCCAATTATTATTCCATGTCATCGAGTAATAAACTCCGATGGCACATCAGGGGGATACAGCCTTGGAATAGAAGAAAAAAAATGGCTTATTAAGCATGAACAAACTATCTTATATAAGCCTCTGTCACATAAAGTCTGA
- the glgP gene encoding alpha-glucan family phosphorylase, translating into MVVEEFLKEGRIAYFSMEIGIRPEMHTYSGGLGILAGDTLKSAADLRIPMVGITLIHRMGYFKQELDPFGRQIEHPDPWDIEKYLSKLDVKVEVMIEGKPVYVTAWLYVIESITGGKVPVLFLDTDIPENTSEDRTITHFLYGGDLQYRLKQEIILGIGGVRILDNLGFQINKYHMNEGHSSFLTLELLNKFKKPIEEVWSEDLVWDIDKVKDVCVFTTHTPVEAGHDRFPYELVQKMLGEPVPLWLIKKLAGDGMLNMTLLGFNLSEFINGVSKKHEEVSEKMFPGYEIHAITNGVHTYTWVSESFKKLYSKYHFGWANEPEIFVRAWRIPSEEVWNAHVEAKKHLIDYVNRITAANLNYDTFTIGFARRVTPYKRADLLFLDPDRLAMIGEGRIQIIYAGKAHPQDEGGKKIIQKIFEVKERMKDRLKIVYIPNYDMEMAMKLVAGVDIWLNNPLKPYEASGTSGMKAAHNGVPNLSVLDGWWIEGWIEGYTGWAIGGMDETSDTRRDVEDIYYKLSNEILPLFYENRSNWINIMKSAIAMNAYYFNTHRMIRLYVTEAYIR; encoded by the coding sequence ATGGTTGTAGAGGAATTTTTAAAAGAAGGAAGAATTGCTTATTTTTCAATGGAAATAGGAATAAGACCTGAGATGCATACATATAGCGGAGGTCTCGGTATTTTAGCAGGAGATACGCTTAAATCAGCGGCTGATTTAAGAATTCCAATGGTGGGAATTACTCTAATTCACAGGATGGGATATTTTAAACAAGAACTTGATCCTTTTGGAAGACAGATTGAACATCCTGATCCATGGGATATTGAAAAATATCTGAGCAAACTTGATGTAAAAGTTGAGGTAATGATAGAAGGCAAACCTGTTTATGTAACTGCATGGCTTTATGTTATAGAAAGCATCACAGGCGGAAAGGTTCCGGTCTTATTTCTTGATACAGATATTCCAGAAAATACATCTGAAGACAGAACAATTACTCATTTTCTGTATGGAGGAGACTTGCAATATCGTTTAAAACAAGAAATTATTCTTGGAATCGGAGGAGTGAGAATTCTGGATAATCTCGGGTTTCAGATAAACAAGTATCATATGAATGAAGGACACTCAAGTTTCCTTACTTTAGAATTACTCAACAAATTCAAAAAACCAATTGAGGAAGTATGGTCTGAGGACCTTGTATGGGACATAGATAAAGTTAAAGATGTATGTGTATTTACGACTCATACACCTGTTGAAGCAGGACATGATAGATTCCCATATGAATTGGTACAAAAAATGCTCGGAGAACCTGTTCCTTTGTGGCTGATAAAAAAACTTGCTGGTGATGGTATGCTTAATATGACTCTTCTTGGGTTTAATTTAAGTGAGTTTATAAATGGAGTTTCCAAAAAACATGAGGAAGTCTCTGAAAAAATGTTTCCCGGTTATGAAATCCATGCAATAACAAATGGAGTACACACTTATACATGGGTTTCAGAATCTTTTAAGAAACTTTATAGTAAGTATCATTTCGGTTGGGCAAATGAGCCTGAAATATTTGTAAGAGCATGGAGAATCCCTTCTGAGGAAGTATGGAATGCTCATGTGGAAGCCAAAAAACATTTAATAGATTACGTAAATAGAATTACAGCTGCAAATCTTAATTATGATACTTTTACAATCGGATTTGCAAGAAGAGTAACTCCTTATAAAAGAGCAGATTTGCTCTTTTTGGATCCTGATAGACTTGCAATGATTGGAGAAGGCAGAATTCAGATTATCTATGCTGGCAAGGCTCATCCACAGGATGAAGGTGGTAAAAAGATCATTCAAAAAATTTTTGAAGTTAAAGAAAGGATGAAGGACAGACTAAAAATTGTTTATATTCCAAACTATGATATGGAAATGGCAATGAAACTTGTAGCAGGGGTTGATATATGGCTTAATAATCCATTGAAACCTTATGAAGCATCAGGCACATCTGGAATGAAAGCAGCTCACAATGGAGTTCCCAATTTAAGTGTTCTTGATGGATGGTGGATAGAGGGATGGATAGAGGGTTATACTGGTTGGGCAATTGGGGGGATGGATGAAACTTCTGATACTAGACGAGATGTGGAGGATATTTACTATAAACTTTCCAATGAAATTTTACCGTTGTTCTATGAAAATCGTTCCAATTGGATAAATATAATGAAAAGTGCCATAGCCATGAATGCATACTATTTCAATACTCATAGAATGATCAGACTTTATGTGACAGAGGCTTATATAAGATAG
- a CDS encoding 1,4-dihydroxy-6-naphthoate synthase yields the protein MLKFGISPCPNDIFIFFGIIEQKINTEGLNFDFVIEDVETLNDLCIKNALDISKISAHAFYHVKPNYDLLSSGGALSEYGPLVVTKYPDKLKNLSTIKIALPGKLTTASALMWFYWQKKFHDKKYILDIMQFHQIIDSIVEEKVDMGVLIHEGRFIYASKGLKLVVDLGQFWMNETSLPIPLGCIVAKKSLNINKTLEKTIRESLNYAYSHFDEAIKFAKKYAQELDENVIKSHIDCYVNKFTFDMEPIGFHAIDELIKKIQRKGIWL from the coding sequence ATGTTAAAATTTGGAATATCTCCATGCCCAAATGATATTTTTATTTTTTTCGGAATTATTGAGCAAAAGATAAACACGGAAGGCTTAAACTTTGATTTTGTTATAGAGGATGTTGAAACTTTAAATGATTTATGTATAAAAAATGCTCTTGATATTTCAAAAATTTCAGCTCATGCATTTTATCATGTCAAACCAAACTATGACCTGCTGTCTTCAGGTGGGGCTCTGTCAGAATATGGTCCTTTAGTAGTTACCAAGTATCCAGATAAACTCAAAAATCTTTCCACTATAAAAATTGCTTTGCCTGGAAAGTTGACAACTGCTTCAGCGCTTATGTGGTTTTACTGGCAGAAAAAATTCCATGATAAAAAATATATACTTGACATCATGCAATTTCATCAGATTATTGATAGTATTGTTGAAGAAAAGGTTGACATGGGTGTTTTAATTCATGAGGGACGTTTTATCTACGCATCAAAAGGACTCAAATTAGTTGTTGATCTTGGGCAGTTCTGGATGAATGAGACTTCTTTGCCCATTCCTCTTGGTTGTATTGTTGCTAAAAAATCATTAAACATAAACAAAACACTTGAAAAAACTATCAGAGAGAGCTTAAATTATGCTTATTCTCATTTTGATGAAGCAATAAAGTTTGCTAAAAAGTACGCTCAGGAGCTCGATGAAAATGTTATAAAATCACATATAGACTGCTATGTTAATAAATTTACCTTTGATATGGAGCCTATAGGATTCCATGCAATAGATGAGCTAATAAAAAAAATACAGAGGAAGGGAATATGGTTGTAG
- the rpsT gene encoding 30S ribosomal protein S20, with amino-acid sequence MATTTKRSTVKKRSRSVLKRIRQNETRRLRNQAWRTQIKTCVKKVEETIEKNDRDSIQAVLNETIKTISKAASKGVIHKNTASRKISRLVKKVNNALQLSMSSN; translated from the coding sequence TTGGCAACTACAACTAAAAGATCAACAGTAAAGAAAAGAAGTAGATCAGTATTAAAAAGGATAAGACAGAATGAGACAAGAAGGCTAAGAAATCAAGCATGGAGGACTCAAATCAAAACATGTGTAAAGAAGGTTGAAGAAACCATCGAAAAAAATGACAGAGATTCAATTCAAGCTGTTTTAAATGAAACAATAAAAACAATAAGTAAAGCTGCTTCAAAAGGTGTTATTCATAAAAATACCGCTTCAAGAAAGATATCTAGATTAGTTAAAAAAGTTAATAATGCTTTACAACTATCCATGTCATCTAATTAA
- a CDS encoding SDR family oxidoreductase — MQALKGKVAFITGASKGIGLATAERFAKEGCNLVLSARSEILLEEISNKIENLYKVKAISIAGDLTNSDNIEKAFKILKENFNKIDILINNAGRGIFNYIENGSLKEWKDVIDLNLTALIHCTHLAVNMMIPARSGHIINISSVAGRIGISGWSVYCATKWAVVGFSDSIRKELTKYNIRVTVIEPGVVTTEWGENMPEEWIKGRQEMKAPLKPENIAEAIYYVVTQPEHVSVNELLIRPTEQER; from the coding sequence ATGCAAGCCCTTAAAGGAAAGGTTGCGTTTATTACAGGCGCATCTAAAGGAATTGGATTAGCAACGGCCGAAAGATTTGCTAAAGAAGGTTGTAACCTTGTCCTGTCAGCAAGATCTGAAATCCTGCTTGAAGAGATTTCCAATAAAATTGAAAATTTATATAAAGTAAAAGCTATATCAATAGCTGGAGATCTTACTAATTCTGACAATATTGAAAAAGCCTTTAAAATTCTCAAAGAAAATTTTAACAAAATTGACATTCTCATAAATAATGCTGGAAGAGGAATTTTTAACTATATTGAAAATGGCTCACTAAAAGAATGGAAAGATGTTATAGATTTGAATCTCACAGCATTAATTCACTGCACTCATCTTGCCGTAAACATGATGATTCCAGCCAGAAGTGGACATATTATTAATATTTCTTCAGTGGCTGGAAGAATTGGAATCTCTGGATGGTCAGTTTATTGTGCTACAAAATGGGCAGTTGTTGGTTTCAGCGACTCAATCCGCAAAGAATTAACAAAGTACAATATTCGTGTTACTGTAATTGAACCTGGAGTGGTTACAACAGAATGGGGAGAGAATATGCCTGAAGAATGGATAAAAGGTAGACAGGAAATGAAAGCTCCTCTTAAACCAGAAAATATTGCTGAGGCAATCTACTATGTTGTAACTCAACCTGAACATGTATCAGTGAATGAACTTTTAATAAGACCAACGGAACAGG